Part of the Natronobacterium gregoryi SP2 genome, GTCGTACGACGAGGTCACTGCGACGTTCGGCCGCGTCGTCGAGGCGATGCTCGAGTGCCCGGTACCGATCGTCGCGAACGTAAACGGCGACGCCGTCGGCGCTGGGCTCGCGATCGTCGCGCTGTCGGATATCGCCTACGCAGCCGAGGATGCGACCTTCTCGTGTGCGTTCGTCCGAGTCGGATTGATTCCCGACACGGGTGGGACCTTCATGCTCCCACACCTCGTCGGCCTGCGGGCTGCGAAGAAACTCGCTTTCACCGGCGAGTTCTTCGACGCCGAACGGGCGGCCGAACTCGATCTAGTCAACGAAGCCGTTCCCGCGGACGAACTCGACGACCGTGTCACGGAGACTGTCGACCGACTCGGCCGGCGGCCGACTGACGTGATCGGTATGATGAAACAGGCGATGCACGAGAACATGGGTCGACGCTGGCCGGAGGCCCTCGACTACGAGAACCTGCTGCAGGTCCACGCCCGCTCGAGTGAGTCCCACGAGGAAGGCGTCTCGGCCTTCCTCGAAGGAAGAGATCCGGAGTTCAACGAGTGACTACGGAACGGTAACGACGAAATACTCGTCGGCGTCACCGCTTTCGGCACCGCCGCAGGCCACCGCAAGCACCACCATCATAATCGAGTTCGTGGTCGTTCCGACCGCAATGTCCCCACAGTTTACCGACGACGACATCGGAAAGACAGTAGTCAACGCGAACGGCGACGACGTCGGTATCGTTGCCGACGTCGAGCACGGTACGGCACACGTCGAACCCGATCCCGGCATTACGGACACGATCAAGGCGAAACTCGGCTGGGGTGGGACCGACGAAGCGGCGTATCCACTCCAGGAAGACGCGATCTCACAGGTGACAGACGACGCGGTCCACCTCGAGAGCGACCTCTCAGGGAGCGGTGGAACCAGCGGGATGACTGACACTGGGTCGACTGGCACAGACACCGGGGCGACCGGAACCAGCACCGGTAAAGAGAGTGGCATCGACGACGACGACGAATTGATCGGTGACGATGACGACACGATGGGTGACGACGAAGGACTGACGGACGACGACGAATTGATCGGTGACGATGACGACACGATGGGTGACGACGAAGGACTGACGGACGACGACGAATTGATCGGTGACGATGACGACGATATCGTCTAACGACTCGACCTGACCGTTCTCGAGTTCGAGACTTTCCGGAAACGGTAGCGCTGGCACCGTTCCGACCTCGAAATGAACTGTTTTCCCGCTCGAGTGACTCCACGTTCGTCACTGAAAAGTCGATGTGGGCGATGTCTGATCTGGATTCCTGGACCGCTGTCCCGGTGCAACTGCTTCGGCGGCGTCGTTGCACCGGAACTGGCGAACAGGAAACCGTATGAGAGGGGAACCTCTGTCCAGTCGTTCACGACGCGGTCGTCCGAGAGCCGCCGTCTTTCGTGATCAAGCGAAGCGTTCGGCTTCGCGGACCTCGCAGAGCGTTACTCCGCTCGGTCACGAAAATCTCCGATGGTCGAACGACTCGGTCCTCGGTTCCGACTGAGCGTCGGACCACTCGTCTCTCACGGGAAGGACGGAGTCTCTCGCTGTATGACGAGAGCTAACTTCGAACAGCGAGAGAATCCCACCGTTTACGCTGGGCGTGAATCGCGTCGCTGGACGACACAATTCACTCCGACTCCTGTTTGGCTTGTGACTCCTCGTCGATCTCTTCCTGTTCTCGCTCGGGCGCTGCGTCCATGTCGGTCTGAGCCATACCTTCGCGTTCGGACTCGAGTCGTTCCGACTCGCCGTGTCGTTTTTCACGTCTGTCTTGTTTTCCACCGTGTTGGGTCGGCTGCTGGTAGCTGCTCTCTTCGGGCCCGCGGTCGTCAGTATCGATCCGCTGAGTGGGTTGTTCCCTGTGCCGGCTTTCGCGGTCGGGTCCTCCCCGATCGTCCGCTCGTCGACGCGGTGGCTGCGAGGACTCGTCGCCTTCCTGGGCCTCCTGTCGACCCCGGCTATCCCGTCGCTGCCCCTGACGGTGCGTTCGCCTCCCCCGACCACGACGCTGTCCCCCGCGCTCTCGGCCGGTCGTTCGCGTGGCCCGCTGGTCCCGTGGAGCCATCAGTTCCTGCGGGGGCATCGGCTTGCCCGTCTCGCCGCCACGCGACTGGGGGCGGTCAGTTCGGCCACGATCGTCACTTTGTGGCCTCTGTCGCCCAGCAGTCTCGCCACCGTAGGTGCCCTTGGTAACCCACTCGCCAGTCTGGGGATACTCCTGAGCCGTCACACCGTCCCGCCCAGGTGTCTCGCTATAGGGGCCGGCCGACTCGCCTCTCCGATGCAGGTCTTCGTGCAGCGCGACGAGGTCGTTATCGATCGCTCGCTCACCACGACTCAATCGACCGCCCTGCTCCATCCGACCACTGCTCGAGTACTCGGCCGATCCCATCTGCCGACCGTGGCCGCTTGGCGGGTCGGGCTGTGAGGTATCCATCCCTCTCCCGATCGCTCGCTCCATCTCCGGCAGCATCGTTTGCATCCCCTCCAGGTAGTTTTCGAGCATCGATTGCGTGAGTTCCTGACCTGGGAACGACCGCATCAACTCCATTCCTTGCTTCTGGGCGGTATCCTGCCACTGCATCGCGCTCAGAGTTATCTGTGCCATGTTGCGCTGGAGGTCG contains:
- a CDS encoding enoyl-CoA hydratase/isomerase family protein, with the protein product MHVDTDGSVLEITFDRPGVLNAITTETAEALADALEDASPEKYHAIVITGEGDAFSAGGDVEAMAEEPAPPTESYDEVTATFGRVVEAMLECPVPIVANVNGDAVGAGLAIVALSDIAYAAEDATFSCAFVRVGLIPDTGGTFMLPHLVGLRAAKKLAFTGEFFDAERAAELDLVNEAVPADELDDRVTETVDRLGRRPTDVIGMMKQAMHENMGRRWPEALDYENLLQVHARSSESHEEGVSAFLEGRDPEFNE